The following proteins are co-located in the candidate division TA06 bacterium genome:
- a CDS encoding type II toxin-antitoxin system HicB family antitoxin — MNKYFTLAYWIDDGWYVGRIREIPGIFSQGETLDELKENIKEAYNLMLQEDKAAAEEGFDVKELELAV; from the coding sequence ATGAACAAATATTTCACATTAGCATATTGGATTGACGACGGTTGGTATGTGGGTAGAATAAGAGAAATTCCCGGCATTTTCAGCCAGGGTGAAACCCTTGATGAATTGAAGGAGAATATAAAAGAGGCATACAATCTGATGCTCCAAGAGGACAAGGCGGCGGCAGAAGAAGGTTTCGATGTCAAGGAATTAGAGTTGGCGGTTTGA
- a CDS encoding type II toxin-antitoxin system HicA family toxin → MKRRDLLRQLAAAGCYLAKHGANHDIYANMKNGRKAPVPRHSEIKESLCALIKKQLGIGI, encoded by the coding sequence TTGAAAAGGAGGGACCTCTTACGGCAACTGGCGGCCGCAGGATGTTATTTGGCGAAACATGGCGCTAATCACGATATCTATGCCAATATGAAAAACGGGAGAAAAGCTCCGGTTCCGCGCCATTCAGAGATAAAAGAAAGCCTTTGCGCTTTGATCAAAAAACAGTTGGGTATAGGAATTTAG